Within the Rhodobacter sp. 24-YEA-8 genome, the region CGGACCCGCATGGGAGCTTCGGTGACATTCGCCAGCGCATCCATATGCGGGAACAGGTTGAAATCCTGAAACACCATGCCGAATTCGCGCCTTGTTTCATCAATCTCGGCTCTTGAGCGCGAGATCATCCGACCATTCCTGAAATCACGGTAGGCCAGTTTTCCATCAAGGGTGATCTGGCCTGCCTCCGGCTGCTCCAGATAGTTCACGCAGCGCAGCAGCGTGGACTTGCCCGATCCTGACGGACCGATGATGCAAACCACATCCCCCTTCGCGACATTCAGAGAGACCCCGTTCAAAACCTTGAGCGGGCCGTAAGACTTCTCAATCCCTTCAAGCCTGATCATATCCGGCCTCCCTTTGCGCGGCGCTTTTTCGTGCCTGCATAACCCCTGGAAATGCGGGCCTCGAGTTTTCGGACAAAGATTGCAGCCGGATAGCCGACGCTGAAATACATAATCATGCAGACCGTATAGATGGTGAAATACTGGTAGCTACGCGCCGCGATGATCTGGCCCGAGAATAACAACTCCTGAACCGTCACCACCGAGGCCAGGGCGGTATCTTTAAACAGCGAGATGAAATAGTTGCCCAGGGCCGGTGTTACCGTGCGGATGGCCTGCGGCAGAATGATCCGGATGAACCCCTGCTGCCGTGACATGCCAAGGGCGGCATAGGCCTGAAACTGACCCTTTGGCACCGACAGGATGCCTGCACGATAGACCTCGCTGAGATAGGCCGTGTAGTGCAGCGTGAGCGCAAGCATGGCGGCCGTAAGCCCATTAAGCCGTATGCCCACACCGGGCAGCACGAAATAGAGATAGACCAGTTGCAGCACCAGCGGCGTGCCACGCAACACTTCGACATAGACCCCTGAAATGAAGCGGATCAGGAAGTTCTCGGACATCCGGCCGAGTGCGACAGGTATGGCAAGCGTCAAGCTCAGGGTAATCACAACCAGCGTCATGCCAATCGTGACGGCGAAGCCTTTCAGCAGGGTGGGATAATATTCCGCCACCACTGAAAAATTCAGAAGATCCATCGGGCCACCTCGGTGAACCGGGGCGCGACACACGCAAACGCGT harbors:
- a CDS encoding amino acid ABC transporter permease, which translates into the protein MDLLNFSVVAEYYPTLLKGFAVTIGMTLVVITLSLTLAIPVALGRMSENFLIRFISGVYVEVLRGTPLVLQLVYLYFVLPGVGIRLNGLTAAMLALTLHYTAYLSEVYRAGILSVPKGQFQAYAALGMSRQQGFIRIILPQAIRTVTPALGNYFISLFKDTALASVVTVQELLFSGQIIAARSYQYFTIYTVCMIMYFSVGYPAAIFVRKLEARISRGYAGTKKRRAKGGRI